Proteins encoded in a region of the Geobacillus genomosp. 3 genome:
- a CDS encoding UTP--glucose-1-phosphate uridylyltransferase, with protein MVKKAIIPAAGYGTRGLPVTKVIPKEMFPVGAKPAIQYIVEEAFASGIEELLIIVSRAKSLIVDYFDRSLELEAFLERRNKTHLLKEEFIPSGQIYYTRQPYARGLGDAVRLGKSFAGGEPFAVLLPDDIVLHKGVPAIRQLIEHYERCGQSVVGLNKVERNELHKYGVIRGEPLDNGAYCITDMVEKPKTNPPSDLAVIGRYVFTPAIFSYLETLPSPGEEEIQLTEAIRRLAAEEGCQGKLIAGTRFDIGTADGYMSLLSAVWKER; from the coding sequence ATGGTTAAAAAAGCGATCATCCCCGCGGCCGGGTATGGGACAAGAGGATTGCCGGTGACGAAAGTCATCCCGAAAGAGATGTTCCCTGTCGGGGCCAAGCCGGCGATCCAATATATTGTGGAAGAAGCGTTTGCCTCGGGAATTGAGGAGCTGCTCATTATTGTCTCGCGGGCGAAAAGTTTAATCGTCGACTACTTTGACCGCTCTTTAGAGCTCGAGGCGTTTTTGGAACGGCGGAACAAGACACATTTGTTAAAAGAGGAGTTTATCCCTTCCGGCCAAATTTATTATACGCGCCAGCCGTACGCGAGGGGATTGGGGGATGCCGTCCGGCTTGGCAAGTCGTTTGCCGGCGGTGAGCCGTTTGCCGTGTTGCTGCCCGATGATATCGTTTTGCATAAAGGGGTTCCGGCCATTCGTCAGCTGATTGAGCATTATGAGCGGTGCGGACAAAGCGTGGTCGGTTTAAATAAAGTGGAGAGAAACGAGTTGCACAAATACGGCGTGATCCGCGGCGAGCCGCTTGACAATGGCGCGTACTGCATCACCGACATGGTGGAAAAGCCAAAAACCAATCCGCCATCCGACTTGGCTGTCATCGGCCGCTACGTGTTCACACCGGCCATTTTTTCATATTTAGAAACGCTGCCAAGCCCCGGGGAAGAAGAAATTCAATTGACCGAGGCGATCCGTCGCCTGGCGGCCGAGGAAGGATGCCAAGGGAAACTCATCGCCGGAACACGGTTTGACATCGGGACGGCTGACGGTTACATGTCACTGCTTTCGGCCGTTTGGAAAGAACGTTGA
- a CDS encoding glycosyltransferase encodes MKQTIAHFIHEKMKINQRFIYNQMVHLKKYRSIIIGSFADDGSHPFPLVNYYHLNDINNFGRFVKEQNIVAIHAHHGKHAIEILPLCITHRIPLVVSIRGRDGSAKGNSLRRNQKRYSLLKQHGALFLPVCRYLADELVTLGFPSEKIHVLYGGIELDLFPYQERTIPEHGDIVILSIGRLVEKKGFLTLVRAFQRVHAKHPRCRLRIIGSGKDEENIRRLVNELGLTPFVELPGAMDAAAIAQEMNRAHLFCLASETASDGDIEGIPNVLKEAMASGLPVISTNHAGIPELIEHGRTGYLAPEKDDKELANGIRFFLEHPGQIPSFTKRARKVIEQQFDVAKQIKEQERLYDWLRKKTR; translated from the coding sequence ATGAAACAAACGATCGCCCACTTTATCCATGAAAAAATGAAAATTAACCAACGCTTTATTTACAACCAAATGGTTCATCTAAAAAAATATCGGTCGATCATTATCGGATCGTTCGCTGATGACGGCAGCCACCCGTTTCCTCTTGTTAATTATTATCACCTCAACGATATCAACAATTTCGGCCGTTTCGTCAAAGAACAAAATATCGTAGCCATTCATGCTCATCACGGCAAACACGCCATTGAAATTCTCCCGCTTTGCATCACCCATCGCATTCCGCTTGTCGTCAGCATCCGCGGCCGCGACGGCTCCGCCAAAGGCAACAGCCTGCGGCGCAACCAAAAGCGGTATAGCCTGCTCAAGCAGCACGGGGCACTCTTTCTCCCCGTCTGCCGTTACCTAGCCGATGAACTTGTTACGCTAGGGTTTCCATCGGAAAAAATTCATGTTCTCTATGGCGGCATTGAACTCGATTTATTTCCGTATCAGGAACGGACGATCCCGGAACATGGGGACATCGTCATTCTTTCGATCGGCCGGCTCGTCGAGAAAAAAGGCTTTTTAACGCTCGTGCGCGCTTTTCAACGCGTGCACGCGAAACATCCGCGCTGTCGTCTTCGTATTATCGGCAGCGGTAAAGACGAAGAAAACATTCGCCGGCTCGTCAACGAACTCGGATTGACCCCATTTGTTGAATTGCCCGGGGCTATGGATGCAGCCGCTATCGCGCAAGAAATGAACCGCGCCCACCTGTTTTGCCTAGCGAGTGAGACAGCCTCTGACGGGGACATCGAAGGCATTCCGAACGTGCTGAAAGAGGCGATGGCAAGCGGGCTGCCGGTCATCTCGACGAATCACGCCGGCATCCCTGAATTGATCGAACACGGACGCACGGGCTACCTCGCACCGGAAAAGGACGACAAAGAGCTAGCGAACGGCATCCGCTTTTTTCTTGAACATCCGGGACAGATTCCGTCGTTTACAAAACGGGCGCGCAAAGTGATCGAACAGCAGTTTGACGTCGCCAAACAAATTAAAGAGCAGGAACGGTTGTACGATTGGCTAAGAAAAAAAACCAGGTAG